Proteins found in one Mustela lutreola isolate mMusLut2 chromosome 10, mMusLut2.pri, whole genome shotgun sequence genomic segment:
- the DDI2 gene encoding protein DDI1 homolog 2 isoform X3 — protein sequence MSSLPTSDGCNHPAHPLGQSPEIGNPMSLAHSVSASVCPIKPSDPDSIEPKAVKALKASAEFQITSEKKEHLPLQDLPDSASSADHSPALPLQNSSEEAIVADNTEKSAERSTQGPRSHLHTRQQGSVPVTTTRVQEPRGLLGGKGRHPENQNLPQVSGLRRHKEPGNEQHGAGQQNALNDQEHLCNTEDSELVGERQQNQQRSVDLETAVEGDGLQQNVDLPRTEENTLPSGCFGCSNSETLMEVDTVEESLVALCNSAHGQQASVRDIGASALSLDNPLMEVEPSKCNPSSEILSNSICTQDLQLPDSNTEMSGTGKEDGDCSPSLSLCGSCQPSVESAEGPCSSLTVALKELHELLVISNKPASENTSGEVICQSEMVTEGQTVIKDLSERWTQSEHLTVTQNEESSQVTFHQTISVSVRAEKLPDASDGAGVDAVESSTVGDPADGLVTGKERDPESRESRIESSSATLASTKTSDQSCCTLGVDIPPKLVAGEEDAVSHTCEQTKYETSFILVEDLGQGTQKPVPDRPETREDVCPEAAEPRLEFEPPPGQLSASPSALSPLTFPTADIDRILRAGFTLQEALGALHRVGGNADLALLVLLAKNIVVPT from the coding sequence ATGTCATCATTACCAACTTCAGATGGATGCAACCATCCAGCCCATCCTTTAGGACAGAGTCCTGAGATTGGTAATCCTATGAGtcttgctcactctgtctctgcttcAGTCTGCCCTATCAAGCCCAGTGACCCCGACAGCATCGAACCTAAAGCTGTGAAGGCTTTGAAGGCTTCAGCTGAATTCCAGATAACctctgaaaagaaagaacatcttCCTCTCCAGGATCTTCCTGATAGTGCTTCTTCAGCAGACCACAGTCCAGCCCTGCCTTTGCAGAATTCCTCCGAAGAAGCCATCGTTGCTGATAACACAGAGAAATCTGCTGAAAGAAGCACCCAGGGCCCGAGATCTCATCTCCACACAAGACAGCAAGGTAGTGTACCTGTCACAACCACTAGGGTGCAAGAACCACGGGGGCTTCTAGGTGGGAAGGGTCGGCATCCAGAAAATCAGAACCTGCCTCAGGTGAGTGGCCTTCGGCGGCACAAGGAACCAGGGAATGAACAGCACGGGGCTGGACAACAGAATGCTCTAAATGACCAAGAGCATCTCTGTAACACAGAGGACTCTGAGCTTGTTGGAGAAAGGCAacagaatcagcaaagaagtgTTGATTTGGAAACAGCAGTGGAAGGAGACGGGCTACAACAGAATGTGGACCTTCCgagaacagaagaaaatactCTACCTTCAGGGTGCTTTGGCTGCTCGAATTCAGAAACACTTATGGAAGTAGATACGGTTGAAGAATCCCTCGTTGCTCTGTGTAATTCCGCACACGGTCAGCAGGCCAGTGTCAGGGACATCGGGGCATCTGCTCTCAGCTTAGATAATCCCTTGATGGAAGTGGAACCATCAAAATGTAACCCTTCGTCTGAAATTTTGAGTAATTCCATTTGCACTCAGGATTTACAGCTCCCAGACAGTAACACTGAAATGTCTGGAACAGGTAAAGAAGATGGGGATTGCTCCCCCTCTTTAAGTCTCTGTGGCAGTTGTCAGCCCTCTGTGGAGTCCGCGGAGGGACCCTGCTCATCTCTAACAGTAGCCTTGAAGGAACTCCATGAACTTCTGGTCATTAGTAATAAACCAGCTTCAGAAAATACATCTGGGGAAGTTATCTGTCAGTCTGAAATGGTAACCGAGGGCCAAACAGTTATTAAGGACCTTTCTGAAAGATGGACCCAAAGTGAGCATCTTACAGTTACCCAGAATGAAGAGAGTTCACAAGTCACCTTTCATCAGACCATATCTGTATCGGTGAGGGCAGAGAAGTTACCAGATGCTTCAGATGGTGCTGGAGTAGATGCAGTTGAAAGTAGTACCGTTGGGGATCCGGCCGATGGCCTAGTAACCGGTAAGGAACGTGACCCCGAGTCTAGGGAATCCAGAATAGAGAGCAGCTCTGCCACTCTGGCCTCCACTAAAACGTCTGATCAGTCATGCTGCACCTTAGGTGTGGACATTCCCCCCAAACTTGTAGCAGGCGAGGAGGATGCAGTCAGTCACACTTGCGAGCAAACGAAGTATGAAACCAGTTTCATACTGGTTGAAGATTTGGGTCAGGGCACACAGAAGCCAGTGCCAGAcaggccagagaccagagaaGATGTCTGTCCCGAAGCTGCAGAGCCACGTCTTGAATTCGAACCACCTCCCGGCCAGCTGTCAGCAAGTCCCTCCGCTCTTTCACCATTAACTTTTCCCACCGCAGACATTGACCGCATTCTCCGTGCCGGCTTCACTTTGCAGGAAGCTCTTGGGGCTTTGCATCGAGTTGGTGGAAATGCAGACCTTGCACTTCTTGTTTTGCTAGCAAAGAACATTGTAGTTCCTACATAA
- the DDI2 gene encoding protein DDI1 homolog 2 isoform X2 → MLLANPHELSLLKERNPPLADALLSGDLEKFSRVLVEQQQDRARREQERIRLFSADPFDLEAQAKIEEDIRQQNIEENMTIAMEEAPESFGQVVMLYINCKVNGHPVKAFVDSGAQMTIMSQACAERCNIMRLVDRRWAGIAKGVGTQKIIGRVHLAQVQIEGDFLACSFSILEEQPMDMLLGLDMLKRHQCSIDLKKNVLVIGTTGSQTTFLPEGELPECARLAYGAGREDVRPEEIADQELAEALQKSVEDAEKSGKETTSLGMSSLPTSDGCNHPAHPLGQSPEIGNPMSLAHSVSASVCPIKPSDPDSIEPKAVKALKASAEFQITSEKKEHLPLQDLPDSASSADHSPALPLQNSSEEAIVADNTEKSAERSTQGPRSHLHTRQQGSVPVTTTRVQEPRGLLGGKGRHPENQNLPQVSGLRRHKEPGNEQHGAGQQNALNDQEHLCNTEDSELVGERQQNQQRSVDLETAVEGDGLQQNVDLPRTEENTLPSGCFGCSNSETLMEVDTVEESLVALCNSAHGQQASVRDIGASALSLDNPLMEVEPSKCNPSSEILSNSICTQDLQLPDSNTEMSGTGKEDGDCSPSLSLCGSCQPSVESAEGPCSSLTVALKELHELLVISNKPASENTSGEVICQSEMVTEGQTVIKDLSERWTQSEHLTVTQNEESSQVTFHQTISVSVRAEKLPDASDGAGVDAVESSTVGDPADGLVTGKERDPESRESRIESSSATLASTKTSDQSCCTLGVDIPPKLVAGEEDAVSHTCEQTKYETSFILVEDLGQGTQKPVPDRPETREDVCPEAAEPRLEFEPPPGQLSASPSALSPLTFPTADIDRILRAGFTLQEALGALHRVGGNADLALLVLLAKNIVVPT, encoded by the exons GCAACAGAACATTGAGGAAAACATGACGATAGCTATGGAAGAGGCTCCTGAAAGTTTTGGCCAAGTAGTGATGCTTTATATTAACTGCAAAGTGAACGGACACCCTGTGAAAGCTTTCGTTGACTCAG GTGCCCAGATGACTATTATGAGCCAAGCTTGTGCAGAAAGGTGTAACATAATGAGGCTGGTGGACCGTCGGTGGGCAGGGATCGCCAAGGGAGTGGGCACCCAGAAGATTATTGGAAGGGTGCATCTCG CTCAGGTTCAGATTGAAGGTGATTTCCTGGCGTGTTCGTTCTCTATACTTGAGGAGCAGCCCATGGACATGCTTCTGGGTCTGGACATGCTAAAACGGCATCAG TGTTCCATTGACCTCAAGAAAAATGTGCTCGTGATCGGCACCACTGGCTCTCAGACCACCTTCCTCCCCGAGGGAGAGTTACCGGAGTGTGCCCGGTTGGCATACGGGGCTGGGCGAGAGGACGTGCGGCCGGAGGAGATTGCAGACCAGGAACTAGCAGAAGCTCTTCAAAAGTCCGTAGAGGACGCAG AGAAAAGCGGTAAAGAAACTACCTCACTGGGAATGTCATCATTACCAACTTCAGATGGATGCAACCATCCAGCCCATCCTTTAGGACAGAGTCCTGAGATTGGTAATCCTATGAGtcttgctcactctgtctctgcttcAGTCTGCCCTATCAAGCCCAGTGACCCCGACAGCATCGAACCTAAAGCTGTGAAGGCTTTGAAGGCTTCAGCTGAATTCCAGATAACctctgaaaagaaagaacatcttCCTCTCCAGGATCTTCCTGATAGTGCTTCTTCAGCAGACCACAGTCCAGCCCTGCCTTTGCAGAATTCCTCCGAAGAAGCCATCGTTGCTGATAACACAGAGAAATCTGCTGAAAGAAGCACCCAGGGCCCGAGATCTCATCTCCACACAAGACAGCAAGGTAGTGTACCTGTCACAACCACTAGGGTGCAAGAACCACGGGGGCTTCTAGGTGGGAAGGGTCGGCATCCAGAAAATCAGAACCTGCCTCAGGTGAGTGGCCTTCGGCGGCACAAGGAACCAGGGAATGAACAGCACGGGGCTGGACAACAGAATGCTCTAAATGACCAAGAGCATCTCTGTAACACAGAGGACTCTGAGCTTGTTGGAGAAAGGCAacagaatcagcaaagaagtgTTGATTTGGAAACAGCAGTGGAAGGAGACGGGCTACAACAGAATGTGGACCTTCCgagaacagaagaaaatactCTACCTTCAGGGTGCTTTGGCTGCTCGAATTCAGAAACACTTATGGAAGTAGATACGGTTGAAGAATCCCTCGTTGCTCTGTGTAATTCCGCACACGGTCAGCAGGCCAGTGTCAGGGACATCGGGGCATCTGCTCTCAGCTTAGATAATCCCTTGATGGAAGTGGAACCATCAAAATGTAACCCTTCGTCTGAAATTTTGAGTAATTCCATTTGCACTCAGGATTTACAGCTCCCAGACAGTAACACTGAAATGTCTGGAACAGGTAAAGAAGATGGGGATTGCTCCCCCTCTTTAAGTCTCTGTGGCAGTTGTCAGCCCTCTGTGGAGTCCGCGGAGGGACCCTGCTCATCTCTAACAGTAGCCTTGAAGGAACTCCATGAACTTCTGGTCATTAGTAATAAACCAGCTTCAGAAAATACATCTGGGGAAGTTATCTGTCAGTCTGAAATGGTAACCGAGGGCCAAACAGTTATTAAGGACCTTTCTGAAAGATGGACCCAAAGTGAGCATCTTACAGTTACCCAGAATGAAGAGAGTTCACAAGTCACCTTTCATCAGACCATATCTGTATCGGTGAGGGCAGAGAAGTTACCAGATGCTTCAGATGGTGCTGGAGTAGATGCAGTTGAAAGTAGTACCGTTGGGGATCCGGCCGATGGCCTAGTAACCGGTAAGGAACGTGACCCCGAGTCTAGGGAATCCAGAATAGAGAGCAGCTCTGCCACTCTGGCCTCCACTAAAACGTCTGATCAGTCATGCTGCACCTTAGGTGTGGACATTCCCCCCAAACTTGTAGCAGGCGAGGAGGATGCAGTCAGTCACACTTGCGAGCAAACGAAGTATGAAACCAGTTTCATACTGGTTGAAGATTTGGGTCAGGGCACACAGAAGCCAGTGCCAGAcaggccagagaccagagaaGATGTCTGTCCCGAAGCTGCAGAGCCACGTCTTGAATTCGAACCACCTCCCGGCCAGCTGTCAGCAAGTCCCTCCGCTCTTTCACCATTAACTTTTCCCACCGCAGACATTGACCGCATTCTCCGTGCCGGCTTCACTTTGCAGGAAGCTCTTGGGGCTTTGCATCGAGTTGGTGGAAATGCAGACCTTGCACTTCTTGTTTTGCTAGCAAAGAACATTGTAGTTCCTACATAA